The Nocardioides luti genome contains a region encoding:
- a CDS encoding MFS transporter produces the protein MTRSSERRLGLLLLAAAAGTNIPTPLLLVYRAELDMSSTSVTALFGVYALGLMPAVALAGPAADRWGRRRVAIPVTLFSALTSLLYVTVAHHEPLLFLVRFLQGAGAGAVFTVGSAWLVEAAVREGSRSGPRTAAVAMTGGFAIGPAIAGLIGQWGPWPLILPYLLHVVALLLALAAAWTVTETLVPRAVDVHDVVSRSPFLPGRLSAAVLVVAPLAVCVYAFPASAIAGVPVLIGLPAAPVALTGLLAGATLGAGSLAAPLQGRLGARTAPVAAACGFVGFALTAVAAAVPALLLLAVPAAVVLGAGGGLSLASGLARLPTVAAEGRLGTVSAAFYATAYVGFGVPLLLAALASVADVSVWLGVLAVTCGVLAVQQARARL, from the coding sequence ATGACGCGCAGCTCGGAGCGACGCCTGGGACTGCTGCTGCTCGCGGCGGCGGCCGGGACGAACATCCCCACTCCCCTGCTGCTCGTCTACCGCGCCGAGCTCGACATGTCGTCGACGTCGGTGACGGCGCTGTTCGGGGTGTACGCCCTGGGACTGATGCCCGCGGTCGCCCTGGCCGGGCCGGCCGCCGACCGCTGGGGCCGGCGCCGGGTGGCGATCCCCGTCACCCTGTTCTCGGCGCTGACCTCGCTGCTCTACGTCACCGTGGCGCACCACGAGCCGCTGCTGTTCCTCGTCCGCTTCCTGCAGGGCGCCGGTGCCGGCGCGGTGTTCACGGTCGGCAGTGCCTGGCTGGTCGAGGCGGCGGTGCGCGAGGGCAGCCGGTCGGGCCCGCGGACCGCGGCCGTCGCGATGACCGGTGGCTTCGCGATCGGGCCCGCCATCGCCGGGCTGATCGGGCAGTGGGGGCCGTGGCCGCTGATCCTGCCGTACCTCCTGCACGTGGTGGCGCTGCTGCTCGCCCTGGCCGCCGCCTGGACCGTCACCGAGACGCTGGTCCCGCGGGCCGTCGACGTGCATGACGTGGTCTCGCGCAGCCCGTTTCTCCCCGGCCGGCTCTCGGCCGCCGTCCTCGTCGTCGCCCCGCTCGCGGTGTGCGTCTACGCCTTCCCCGCCAGCGCGATCGCCGGGGTGCCGGTGCTCATCGGCCTGCCCGCGGCGCCGGTCGCGCTCACCGGCCTGCTCGCCGGCGCCACCCTCGGCGCCGGCAGCCTCGCGGCTCCCCTGCAGGGCCGGCTCGGTGCGCGCACCGCCCCCGTCGCCGCCGCCTGCGGCTTCGTCGGCTTCGCCCTCACGGCCGTCGCGGCCGCCGTGCCCGCGCTGCTGCTCCTCGCCGTCCCGGCCGCGGTGGTCCTGGGGGCCGGCGGCGGACTCTCGCTCGCCAGCGGCCTGGCCCGCCTGCCCACCGTCGCGGCCGAGGGCCGGCTCGGGACCGTGTCGGCGGCGTTCTACGCGACGGCGTACGTCGGGTTCGGCGTGCCGCTCCTGCTCGCCGCGCTGGCGTCCGTGGCCGACGTGTCCGTGTGGCTCGGCGTGCTCGCCGTGACGTGCGGCGTGCTGGCCGTGCAGCAGGCGCGGGCGCGGCTGTGA
- a CDS encoding protein adenylyltransferase SelO family protein yields MSVVPATTIALSARFAGDLPEMAVPWQAEEAPDPQLLVLNEPLARELGLDPEHLRSPEGLGLLTGTVVPEGARPVAQAYSGHQFGGFSPRLGDGRALLLGELTGPDGQLRDLHLKGSGRTPFARGGDGLAAVGPMLREHVISEAMHALGIPTTRSLAVVATGRTIRRETLLPGAVLARVASSHLRVGSFQYAAASGDVALTRRLADHAIARHHPAAADAESPYLAFFDAVVAAQAALVARWMLVGFVHGVMNTDNMTISGETIDYGPCAFLDAHDPATVFSSIDEQGRYAFGNQPVVAEWNLARLAESLLPLLDDEQERAVEIAVASLGRFRVAYADAWSAGMAAKLGLPAGLSADVASGLVDELTGLMVAGHVDHTGCFRALGAAAAGDLEPARGLFLDLAGFDAWLARWLAVAPSAATMDRVNPVYVPRNHLVEEALTAATGGDLGPLTTLLDVLAQPFDERPGLERFAQPAPGDFGATYRTFCGT; encoded by the coding sequence GTGAGCGTCGTACCCGCAACCACCATCGCCCTGAGCGCCCGCTTCGCCGGCGACCTGCCGGAGATGGCGGTGCCGTGGCAGGCCGAGGAGGCACCGGACCCGCAGCTGCTGGTGCTCAACGAGCCGCTGGCGCGCGAGCTCGGTCTCGACCCGGAGCACCTGCGCTCGCCCGAGGGGCTGGGGCTGCTGACCGGCACCGTGGTGCCGGAGGGGGCGCGGCCGGTGGCGCAGGCGTACTCCGGGCACCAGTTCGGCGGCTTCTCGCCGCGGCTGGGGGACGGGCGGGCGCTGCTGCTGGGGGAGCTCACGGGTCCCGACGGGCAGCTGCGCGACCTGCACCTGAAGGGCTCCGGACGGACGCCGTTCGCGCGCGGGGGCGACGGCCTGGCCGCGGTCGGGCCGATGCTGCGCGAGCACGTGATCAGCGAGGCGATGCACGCGCTGGGCATCCCCACCACGCGGTCGCTCGCGGTCGTGGCGACCGGGCGCACGATCCGGCGCGAGACGCTGCTGCCGGGTGCCGTGCTGGCGCGGGTGGCGAGCAGCCACCTGCGGGTGGGCAGCTTCCAGTACGCCGCGGCCTCGGGTGACGTCGCGCTGACGCGCCGGCTGGCCGACCACGCGATCGCGCGCCACCACCCGGCCGCTGCGGACGCGGAGTCGCCGTACCTCGCCTTCTTCGACGCCGTCGTCGCCGCCCAGGCCGCGCTCGTCGCGCGGTGGATGCTGGTCGGCTTCGTGCACGGCGTGATGAACACCGACAACATGACGATCTCGGGGGAGACGATCGACTACGGCCCGTGCGCGTTCCTCGACGCCCACGACCCCGCGACGGTCTTCAGCTCGATCGACGAGCAGGGCCGCTACGCGTTCGGCAACCAGCCCGTGGTCGCGGAGTGGAACCTCGCCCGCCTCGCCGAGTCGCTGCTGCCGCTGCTGGACGACGAGCAGGAGCGGGCGGTCGAGATCGCGGTCGCGTCGCTGGGCCGGTTCCGTGTGGCGTACGCCGACGCCTGGTCCGCCGGCATGGCGGCCAAGCTCGGACTCCCCGCGGGGCTCTCCGCCGACGTGGCATCCGGGCTGGTCGACGAGCTGACCGGGCTGATGGTCGCTGGGCACGTGGACCACACGGGCTGCTTCCGGGCCCTGGGCGCCGCGGCGGCCGGTGACCTCGAGCCGGCGCGCGGGCTCTTCCTCGACCTCGCGGGCTTCGATGCCTGGCTCGCGCGATGGCTGGCGGTCGCGCCGTCGGCTGCGACGATGGACCGGGTCAATCCCGTCTACGTCCCGCGCAACCACCTCGTCGAGGAGGCGCTCACGGCGGCGACCGGGGGAGACCTCGGACCGCTCACCACCCTCCTGGACGTGCTGGCGCAGCCGTTCGACGAGCGGCCCGGTCTCGAGCGCTTCGCCCAGCCCGCCCCGGGCGACTTCGGCGCGACGTACCGGACGTTCTGCGGCACCTGA
- a CDS encoding VOC family protein, whose amino-acid sequence MSEEGWRQFLAAEDVDDWVVLHGGPTAVFRVDSLQEAALLAAAVADVEGLPPRTVLSAASDRLTVKLTREMWGTEADHVDVARTISAVARQRGATADRGAVHEVQLAIAARPESIDLGFWRTVLGYASLHDDNCLDPLGQGSTVWMQDLDPDKPLRHAMHVDVSLARDEAEARVAAAVAAGGRMVDDSNAPGAWILSDASGNKVCVAAWPDGAPLPDS is encoded by the coding sequence ATGAGCGAGGAGGGGTGGCGGCAGTTCCTCGCCGCCGAGGACGTCGACGACTGGGTGGTGCTCCACGGCGGTCCAACGGCGGTGTTCCGCGTCGACAGCCTGCAGGAGGCCGCGCTCCTGGCAGCCGCGGTGGCCGACGTCGAGGGCCTGCCCCCACGGACGGTGCTGAGCGCCGCGTCGGACCGCCTGACGGTCAAGCTCACCCGGGAGATGTGGGGCACGGAGGCCGACCACGTCGACGTCGCGCGCACGATCTCGGCGGTGGCGCGGCAGCGGGGCGCGACGGCCGACCGGGGAGCCGTCCACGAGGTCCAGCTGGCGATCGCGGCCAGGCCGGAGTCGATCGACCTCGGCTTCTGGCGGACGGTCCTGGGGTACGCGAGCCTGCACGACGACAACTGCCTCGACCCCCTCGGCCAGGGCTCGACCGTGTGGATGCAGGACCTCGATCCCGACAAGCCGTTGCGGCACGCGATGCACGTGGACGTCTCGCTGGCCCGCGACGAGGCGGAGGCGCGGGTGGCGGCGGCCGTCGCGGCCGGTGGCCGCATGGTGGACGACTCGAACGCCCCCGGCGCGTGGATCCTCTCCGACGCCTCGGGCAACAAGGTCTGCGTCGCCGCCTGGCCGGACGGCGCTCCCCTGCCCGACTCGTAG